A genomic stretch from Poecile atricapillus isolate bPoeAtr1 chromosome 10, bPoeAtr1.hap1, whole genome shotgun sequence includes:
- the N4BP1 gene encoding NEDD4-binding protein 1 isoform X1 produces MAACRTQHGSSPEPTVDEFTVPAEKSRLLECSRGRIEGLFEVRLAVLGAQGDWRPALQPPSASARIWVQLAGCRKAVSSAKEYIKGLCEPELEEKEYYPKDMHCIFVGAQSLFLSSLIQDTCADVTVLEMGLLSIKGGAEAVVMAQSHVQQFVKLFENNESLLNDNESEIKKQFRQFVEAHADKYTMDLLILPSALKRELLALTHSDVSEGEMEIIDLTGSGNPQQLEQNSTSKVVAANRGGRAVGEEARSNAGTPVTELTKQMDSVFSDAPETRFAPIKDPLLEAVAFKERQSCKRRSSDEEERLPKKHFSLENDQQVKSALDKNPSDPDAVIDLVLDSCNESDGPTCCLKEGDALTEEMEYKILVNFFRTMGYSQNIVEKVIGILGQSVEPLILLEEIEKENLKFKKEHEQSSQKPRTFPLGNNVNNSQNLEDKGISRNKSPLKSSHTSKETKNEYHKIRDAPDTQAGAEDKMHQLVCKSSSPPSKNSGLCYKQRDGYGPGKNHSSRLNNIETDGEVTMQAGALKDVGFVARGSSDIQHISSKSKSAFQQKSVGPSTVQNSHPVSEEQLGHCSSSQVRPLHQRLSQTSHCDNPVPDRLLSSQKHSSNPDRDTVGPHPDHSVTGVQRFLDSLKKPYKLELINEPGKPYLKHIIIDGSNVAISHGLRKFFSCRGIAIAVDYFWKRGHRNITVFVPQWRTRRDPSITEQNFLTQLEDVGILSLTPARMVLGARIAAHDDRFLLHLAAKTGGVIVTNDNFREFVTESFAWREIIQKRLLQYTFAGDIFMVPDDPLGRNGPRLDDFLRSEGCSRDSWLTQKVLQSSGQHSSETPFFPPEVSSSSRQPGGRVHDDRSSLRLPWEENTEPCPAIPPQRSASETVQLREALIRIFPDYDQRQKIDRILANHPFMRDLNALSAMVLD; encoded by the exons ATGGCGGCCTGCCGGACACAGCACGGCTCCTCGCCGGAGCCCACGGTGGATGAGTTCACCGTCCCCGCCGAGAAGAGCCGCCTCCTGGAGTGCAGCCGGGGCCGCATCGAGGGTTTGTTCGAGGTGCGGCTGGCCGTGCTGGGGGCGCAGGGGGACTGGCGGCCCGCGCTGCAGCCGCCCAGCGCCAGTGCCAGGATCTGGGTGCAGCTGGCGGGCTGCAGGAAGGCCGTGAGCAGCGCCAAG GAGTACATCAAGGGCCTGTGTGAACCTGAGCTAGAAGAAAAGGAGTACTACCCAAAGGACATGCACTGCATCTTTGTTGGTGCGCAGAGCCTGTTTCTCAGCAGTCTTATTCAGGATACATGTGCTGATGTAACAGTGCTGGAAATGGGATTGCTCAGTATTAAGGGGGGTGCAGAAGCCGTTGTTATGGCTCAAAGTCATGTGCAGCAGTTTGTGAAGCTTTTTGAGAATAATGAAAGCTTATTAAATGACAATGAATCAGAGATTAAAAAGCAGTTCAGACAATTTGTAGAAGCACACGCAGATAAGTATACAATGGATTTACTGATTTTGCCTAGTGCACTAAAAAGAGAACTCCTAGCTCTCACCCATAGTGATGTTTCTGAAGGGGAGATGGAAATCATAGATCTCACAGGCTCTGGAAACCCACAGCAGCTTGAACAGAACAGCACCTCCAAAGTTGTTGCTGCAAACAGAGGTGGAAGGGCAGTTGGGGAGGAAGCAAGAAGCAATGCTGGCACACCTGTAACTGAGCTTACAAAGCAAATGGACTCTGTGTTTTCTGATGCTCCTGAAACAAGATTTGCTCCCATAAAGGACCCTCTGTTAGAGGCAGTGGCCTTTAAAGAGAGGCAGTCATGTAAAAGAAGGTCTTCTGATGAGGAGGAAAGGCTCCCTAAAAAGCATTTCTCTTTGGAAAACGATCAGCAAGTGAAATCTGCTTTAGACAAGAATCCTTCAGACCCTGATGCAGTTATTGATCTGGTTTTGGATAGCTGCAATGAATCAGATGGTCCTACTTGCTGCCTTAAAGAAGGTGATGCTCTCACTGAGGAAATGGAATATAAGATTCTTGTGAACTTTTTCAGAACAATGggatattcccaaaatattgtAGAAAAAGTTATTGGTATCCTAGGACAATCTGTGGAACCATTAATATTGCTAGAAgaaattgaaaaggaaaatttaaagtttaaaaaagaacaTGAACAGTCATCTCAAAAGCCTAGAACTTTTCCTTTAGGAAATAATGTAAATAATTCACAAAACCTAGAAGACAAAGGCATTTCTAGGAATAAAAGTCCACTTAAATCCAGCCATACTTCAAAGGAGACAAAAAATGAGTATCACAAAataagagatgctccagacaCACAAGCTGGTGCAGAAGATAAAATGCATCAATTAGTATGCAAATCTTCTTCCCCTCCCAGCAAAAATTCAGGTCTGTGCTATAAACAAAGAGATGGTTATGGCCCTGGTAAGAATCACAGCTCAAGGTTAAACAATATAGAAACTGATGGTGAGGTAACTATGCAAGCTGGAGCTCTAAAGGATGTTGGCTTTGTAGCCAGAGGGAGCTCAGATATACAGCATATCTCAAGTAAGAGTAAAAGTGCATTTCAGCAAAAATCTGTAGGGCCCTCAACTGTACAGAACAGCCACCCTGtttctgaggagcagctgggacactgCAGCTCTTCTCAAGTGAGGCCTCTCCACCAGCGCCTTTCTCAAACCTCACATTGTGACAATCCTGTCCCAGACCGGTTACTGTCCTCACAAAAACACTCCTCAAATCCAGACAGAGACACAGTGGGACCACATCCAGATCATTCAGTTACTGGAGTTCAAAGATTTTTGGACTCTCTGAAGAAGCCATACAAACTGGAGTTGATAAATGAACCTGGAAAACCATATTTAAAACATATAATTATTGATGGAAGTAATGTTGCCATTTC TCATGGTCTAAGGAAATTCTTCTCCTGTCGAGGAATAGCAATAGCTGTTGACTACTTCTGGAAACGTGGCCACAGAAATATTACTGTGTTCGTTCCACAGTGGAGAACAAGACGTGACCCTTCCATTACAG AGCAGAATTTCTTAACACAGCTCGAGGATGTTGGAATATTGTCTTTAACCCCTGCAAGGATGGTTTTAGGAGCAAGAATTGCTGCTCATGATGACAG gTTTTTATTACACCTTGCTGCTAAAACTGGAGGTGTTATTGTGACTAATGATAACTTCAGAGAGTTTGTGACAGAATCATTTGCCTGGAgagaaattattcagaaaaG GTTGCTCCAGTACACTTTTGCTGGTGACATATTTATGGTTCCTGATGATCCTTTGGGAAGAAATGGACCCAGGTTAGATGACTTCCTTCGAAGTGAAGGCTGTTCTAG AGATTCTTGGTTAACACAGAAGGTTTTACAGAGCAGTGGACAACATTCTTCTGAGacaccatttttcccccccgAAGTGAGCAGTAGCAGTCGACAGCCTGGAGGCAGAGTGCACGATGATCGTTCATCCCTGAGGCTTCCATgggaagaaaacacagagccTTGTCCAGCAATTCCACCACAGAGATCTGCCTCAGAAACAGTCCAGCTAAGAGAAGCCCTGATCAGAATTTTTCCTGACTATGATCAAAGGCAGAAGATTGATCGAATACTAGCTAATCATCCATTCATGAGAGATCTTAATGCGCTGTCTGCCATGGTACTTGACTGA
- the N4BP1 gene encoding NEDD4-binding protein 1 isoform X2 — protein sequence MAACRTQHGSSPEPTVDEFTVPAEKSRLLECSRGRIEGLFEVRLAVLGAQGDWRPALQPPSASARIWVQLAGCRKAVSSAKEYIKGLCEPELEEKEYYPKDMHCIFVGAQSLFLSSLIQDTCADVTVLEMGLLSIKGGAEAVVMAQSHVQQFVKLFENNESLLNDNESEIKKQFRQFVEAHADKYTMDLLILPSALKRELLALTHSDVSEGEMEIIDLTGSGNPQQLEQNSTSKVVAANRGGRAVGEEARSNAGTPVTELTKQMDSVFSDAPETRFAPIKDPLLEAVAFKERQSCKRRSSDEEERLPKKHFSLENDQQVKSALDKNPSDPDAVIDLVLDSCNESDGPTCCLKEGDALTEEMEYKILVNFFRTMGYSQNIVEKVIGILGQSVEPLILLEEIEKENLKFKKEHEQSSQKPRTFPLGNNVNNSQNLEDKGISRNKSPLKSSHTSKETKNEYHKIRDAPDTQAGAEDKMHQLVCKSSSPPSKNSGLCYKQRDGYGPGKNHSSRLNNIETDGEVTMQAGALKDVGFVARGSSDIQHISSKSKSAFQQKSVGPSTVQNSHPVSEEQLGHCSSSQVRPLHQRLSQTSHCDNPVPDRLLSSQKHSSNPDRDTVGPHPDHSVTGVQRFLDSLKKPYKLELINEPGKPYLKHIIIDGSNVAISHGLRKFFSCRGIAIAVDYFWKRGHRNITVFVPQWRTRRDPSITEQNFLTQLEDVGILSLTPARMVLGARIAAHDDRFLLHLAAKTGGVIVTNDNFREFVTESFAWREIIQKRDSWLTQKVLQSSGQHSSETPFFPPEVSSSSRQPGGRVHDDRSSLRLPWEENTEPCPAIPPQRSASETVQLREALIRIFPDYDQRQKIDRILANHPFMRDLNALSAMVLD from the exons ATGGCGGCCTGCCGGACACAGCACGGCTCCTCGCCGGAGCCCACGGTGGATGAGTTCACCGTCCCCGCCGAGAAGAGCCGCCTCCTGGAGTGCAGCCGGGGCCGCATCGAGGGTTTGTTCGAGGTGCGGCTGGCCGTGCTGGGGGCGCAGGGGGACTGGCGGCCCGCGCTGCAGCCGCCCAGCGCCAGTGCCAGGATCTGGGTGCAGCTGGCGGGCTGCAGGAAGGCCGTGAGCAGCGCCAAG GAGTACATCAAGGGCCTGTGTGAACCTGAGCTAGAAGAAAAGGAGTACTACCCAAAGGACATGCACTGCATCTTTGTTGGTGCGCAGAGCCTGTTTCTCAGCAGTCTTATTCAGGATACATGTGCTGATGTAACAGTGCTGGAAATGGGATTGCTCAGTATTAAGGGGGGTGCAGAAGCCGTTGTTATGGCTCAAAGTCATGTGCAGCAGTTTGTGAAGCTTTTTGAGAATAATGAAAGCTTATTAAATGACAATGAATCAGAGATTAAAAAGCAGTTCAGACAATTTGTAGAAGCACACGCAGATAAGTATACAATGGATTTACTGATTTTGCCTAGTGCACTAAAAAGAGAACTCCTAGCTCTCACCCATAGTGATGTTTCTGAAGGGGAGATGGAAATCATAGATCTCACAGGCTCTGGAAACCCACAGCAGCTTGAACAGAACAGCACCTCCAAAGTTGTTGCTGCAAACAGAGGTGGAAGGGCAGTTGGGGAGGAAGCAAGAAGCAATGCTGGCACACCTGTAACTGAGCTTACAAAGCAAATGGACTCTGTGTTTTCTGATGCTCCTGAAACAAGATTTGCTCCCATAAAGGACCCTCTGTTAGAGGCAGTGGCCTTTAAAGAGAGGCAGTCATGTAAAAGAAGGTCTTCTGATGAGGAGGAAAGGCTCCCTAAAAAGCATTTCTCTTTGGAAAACGATCAGCAAGTGAAATCTGCTTTAGACAAGAATCCTTCAGACCCTGATGCAGTTATTGATCTGGTTTTGGATAGCTGCAATGAATCAGATGGTCCTACTTGCTGCCTTAAAGAAGGTGATGCTCTCACTGAGGAAATGGAATATAAGATTCTTGTGAACTTTTTCAGAACAATGggatattcccaaaatattgtAGAAAAAGTTATTGGTATCCTAGGACAATCTGTGGAACCATTAATATTGCTAGAAgaaattgaaaaggaaaatttaaagtttaaaaaagaacaTGAACAGTCATCTCAAAAGCCTAGAACTTTTCCTTTAGGAAATAATGTAAATAATTCACAAAACCTAGAAGACAAAGGCATTTCTAGGAATAAAAGTCCACTTAAATCCAGCCATACTTCAAAGGAGACAAAAAATGAGTATCACAAAataagagatgctccagacaCACAAGCTGGTGCAGAAGATAAAATGCATCAATTAGTATGCAAATCTTCTTCCCCTCCCAGCAAAAATTCAGGTCTGTGCTATAAACAAAGAGATGGTTATGGCCCTGGTAAGAATCACAGCTCAAGGTTAAACAATATAGAAACTGATGGTGAGGTAACTATGCAAGCTGGAGCTCTAAAGGATGTTGGCTTTGTAGCCAGAGGGAGCTCAGATATACAGCATATCTCAAGTAAGAGTAAAAGTGCATTTCAGCAAAAATCTGTAGGGCCCTCAACTGTACAGAACAGCCACCCTGtttctgaggagcagctgggacactgCAGCTCTTCTCAAGTGAGGCCTCTCCACCAGCGCCTTTCTCAAACCTCACATTGTGACAATCCTGTCCCAGACCGGTTACTGTCCTCACAAAAACACTCCTCAAATCCAGACAGAGACACAGTGGGACCACATCCAGATCATTCAGTTACTGGAGTTCAAAGATTTTTGGACTCTCTGAAGAAGCCATACAAACTGGAGTTGATAAATGAACCTGGAAAACCATATTTAAAACATATAATTATTGATGGAAGTAATGTTGCCATTTC TCATGGTCTAAGGAAATTCTTCTCCTGTCGAGGAATAGCAATAGCTGTTGACTACTTCTGGAAACGTGGCCACAGAAATATTACTGTGTTCGTTCCACAGTGGAGAACAAGACGTGACCCTTCCATTACAG AGCAGAATTTCTTAACACAGCTCGAGGATGTTGGAATATTGTCTTTAACCCCTGCAAGGATGGTTTTAGGAGCAAGAATTGCTGCTCATGATGACAG gTTTTTATTACACCTTGCTGCTAAAACTGGAGGTGTTATTGTGACTAATGATAACTTCAGAGAGTTTGTGACAGAATCATTTGCCTGGAgagaaattattcagaaaaG AGATTCTTGGTTAACACAGAAGGTTTTACAGAGCAGTGGACAACATTCTTCTGAGacaccatttttcccccccgAAGTGAGCAGTAGCAGTCGACAGCCTGGAGGCAGAGTGCACGATGATCGTTCATCCCTGAGGCTTCCATgggaagaaaacacagagccTTGTCCAGCAATTCCACCACAGAGATCTGCCTCAGAAACAGTCCAGCTAAGAGAAGCCCTGATCAGAATTTTTCCTGACTATGATCAAAGGCAGAAGATTGATCGAATACTAGCTAATCATCCATTCATGAGAGATCTTAATGCGCTGTCTGCCATGGTACTTGACTGA